The sequence TGATAGGCATAGGCGCGCCGGTCAATCAATTGCCAGTAGGTTTCCCGAATCGTGCTGGCATCCATGCCCAGCGGCGTAAAGATGCGTTCTTTGCAAAAACTGCCAAAGCTTTGACCGCTGACTTTTTCCACCAGCATTGCCAGCAAACTGAAATTGCTGTTGCTGTAGAGATAACGGCTGCCCGGCGTGAAATTCAGATGTTTTTGCAAACGAATGATATTGGCCACATCGCGCATCGTAATCGTGTCGTCGATGCGCACGCCATGATAGATCAGGGCCAGCCACTGATCCCGGATGCCGCTGACCATATTGATCATTTGACGCAGACTGACGGGTTCCTCGAATTGGATCAGCTCAGGCAGATAGCGCCGCACATCGTCGTCGATATTAACTTTGCCGTCTTCCTGCAGGAGCAGCACAGCCAGCGCCGTGACCTGCTTGGAGACAGAAGCGACATGAAAGACCGTGTCGCTGGTAATGGGAATTTGGTGCTCCAAATTGGCATAGCCAAAACATTTTTCGTAGAGGACCCTGCCTTTTTGCCGAACCAGGATCTGTCCGCCGGGACAGAGACCTTGCTGCCAAAGCCCAAACAAAGCATCGATCTTTTCTGTTTGATTCATCGTAACCGCCTCACTTTTTTTTATTTTCCGGCAGCAGAGGATGCCGGACCATCGCCTGCTGCTTGTGCTTTTGGTCCACGGCCGCGTAAATTTGCGTGCTGGACAGATCGGTGTGACCGAGCAGTTCTTTCAGCACGTTGATATCCGCGCCGTTGAGATAGAGCAGGGTGGCAAACGTATGACGCAGCTTATGCGGTGTGATGCGTTTGGAAGAATCCTCCAGATCCAGTTTTGCCACTGCTTTCTCGACAGCGCCGCGGATGCCGCGCGTGGTAATACGCCGCAGTTTGCTGGAAATAAACAAAGCATCTTTATTTTCCCCGGACTGCTCCTCCAATTGTTTTCTGGCATAGTCCATCGGGGCGGCGTCGATTTGCTTATGATGAAAAGCAACCGGGTTCGGACGAACCTGCAGATAGTCGCTGATCAGTTTCAGCACGTATTCCGTCAGGGGGATTTCGCGGATTTTATTGCCTTTGCCATGCACGATCAACAGCATTTCATGCCATTTGACATCGGTCAGATTCAAACCGGCCACTTCGGAAATACGCAGTCCGCAGAACAGCATCAAGCCGACCATAGCCAGATCGCGCTTGGCAAAGCGGCTTTCTTCCGT comes from Negativicutes bacterium and encodes:
- a CDS encoding tyrosine-type recombinase/integrase yields the protein MSYPDKLYRIDAAGNRAEPDAETLALWHWVERFQNEYARQNHSPLTIIEYGYDLAAFVIYLRLQNISVFAQVDSLMLRDFLDYLRLSQDLSPKTLNRHLSTYRSFFRFLYEEHQITTNPAVNIRYAKLSKNSGSHIYLEQEEAAQLLSTMTEESRFAKRDLAMVGLMLFCGLRISEVAGLNLTDVKWHEMLLIVHGKGNKIREIPLTEYVLKLISDYLQVRPNPVAFHHKQIDAAPMDYARKQLEEQSGENKDALFISSKLRRITTRGIRGAVEKAVAKLDLEDSSKRITPHKLRHTFATLLYLNGADINVLKELLGHTDLSSTQIYAAVDQKHKQQAMVRHPLLPENKKK